A region of Diceros bicornis minor isolate mBicDic1 chromosome 31, mDicBic1.mat.cur, whole genome shotgun sequence DNA encodes the following proteins:
- the EHF gene encoding ETS homologous factor isoform X2, translated as MILEGSGVMNLNPSNNLLHQQPAWTDSYPPCNVSSGFFGGQWHEIHPQYWTKYQVWEWLQHLLDTNQLDASCIPFQEFDINGEHLCGMSLQEFTRAAGTAGQLLYSNLQHLKWNGQCSSDLFQSTHSVVVKTEQTDPSIMNTWKEENYLYDANYGSTVAESPDMKKEPDHPAKTHTKKHNPRGTHLWEFIRDILLNPDKNPGLIKWEDRSEGIFRFLKSEAVAQLWGKKKNNSSMTYEKLSRAMRYYYKREILERVDGRRLVYKFGKNARGWRENEN; from the exons ATGATTCTGGAAGGAAGTGGTGTAATGAATCTCAACCCCAGCAACAACCTCCTCCACCAGCAGCCAGCCTGGACAGACAGCTACCCCCCATGCAATG TTTCCAGCGGGTTTTTTGGAGGCCAGTGGCATGAAATCCATCCTCAGTACTGGACCAAGTATCAGGTGTGGGAGTGGCTCCAGCACCTCCTGGACACCAACCAGCTGGACGCCAGCTGCATCCCTTTCCAGGAGTTCGACATCAACGGCGAGCACCTCTGTGGCATGAGCTTGCAGGAGTTCACCCGGGCGGCGGGGACAGCAGGGCAGCTGCTCTACAGCAACCTGCAGCACCTCAAGTGGAACG GCCAGTGCAGCAGTGACCTGTTCCAGTCGACACACAGTGTCGTTGTCAAGACTGAACAAACCG ACCCTTCCATCATGAACACCTGGAAAGAAGAAAACTATTTATATGACGCCAACTATGGTAGCACAGTAG CTGAGTCACCTGATATGAAAAAGGAGCCAGACCACCCCGCCAAGACCCACACCAAAAAGCACA ACCCGCGAGGGACTCACTTATGGGAATTCATCCGTGACATCCTCCTGAACCCAGACAAGAATCCAGGGTTAATCAAGTGGGAAGACCGGTCTGAGGGCATCTTCAGGTTCTTGAAATCAGAGGCCGTGGCTcagctgtggggaaaaaagaaaaacaacagcagCATGACCTACGAAAAACTCAGCCGAGCCATGAG GTACTACTAcaaaagagaaattctggaacGTGTGGACGGGCGAAGGTTGGTGTATAAATTTGGGAAGAATGCACGTGGatggagagaaaatgaaa
- the EHF gene encoding ETS homologous factor isoform X1: protein MILEGSGVMNLNPSNNLLHQQPAWTDSYPPCNVSSGFFGGQWHEIHPQYWTKYQVWEWLQHLLDTNQLDASCIPFQEFDINGEHLCGMSLQEFTRAAGTAGQLLYSNLQHLKWNGQCSSDLFQSTHSVVVKTEQTDPSIMNTWKEENYLYDANYGSTVDLLDSKTFCRAQISMTTTSHLPVAESPDMKKEPDHPAKTHTKKHNPRGTHLWEFIRDILLNPDKNPGLIKWEDRSEGIFRFLKSEAVAQLWGKKKNNSSMTYEKLSRAMRYYYKREILERVDGRRLVYKFGKNARGWRENEN, encoded by the exons ATGATTCTGGAAGGAAGTGGTGTAATGAATCTCAACCCCAGCAACAACCTCCTCCACCAGCAGCCAGCCTGGACAGACAGCTACCCCCCATGCAATG TTTCCAGCGGGTTTTTTGGAGGCCAGTGGCATGAAATCCATCCTCAGTACTGGACCAAGTATCAGGTGTGGGAGTGGCTCCAGCACCTCCTGGACACCAACCAGCTGGACGCCAGCTGCATCCCTTTCCAGGAGTTCGACATCAACGGCGAGCACCTCTGTGGCATGAGCTTGCAGGAGTTCACCCGGGCGGCGGGGACAGCAGGGCAGCTGCTCTACAGCAACCTGCAGCACCTCAAGTGGAACG GCCAGTGCAGCAGTGACCTGTTCCAGTCGACACACAGTGTCGTTGTCAAGACTGAACAAACCG ACCCTTCCATCATGAACACCTGGAAAGAAGAAAACTATTTATATGACGCCAACTATGGTAGCACAGTAG ATTTGTTGGACAGCAAAACTTTCTGCCGGGCCCAGATCTCCATGACAACCACCAGTCACCTTCCTGTTG CTGAGTCACCTGATATGAAAAAGGAGCCAGACCACCCCGCCAAGACCCACACCAAAAAGCACA ACCCGCGAGGGACTCACTTATGGGAATTCATCCGTGACATCCTCCTGAACCCAGACAAGAATCCAGGGTTAATCAAGTGGGAAGACCGGTCTGAGGGCATCTTCAGGTTCTTGAAATCAGAGGCCGTGGCTcagctgtggggaaaaaagaaaaacaacagcagCATGACCTACGAAAAACTCAGCCGAGCCATGAG GTACTACTAcaaaagagaaattctggaacGTGTGGACGGGCGAAGGTTGGTGTATAAATTTGGGAAGAATGCACGTGGatggagagaaaatgaaa